Proteins from a genomic interval of Helicoverpa armigera isolate CAAS_96S chromosome 9, ASM3070526v1, whole genome shotgun sequence:
- the LOC110369716 gene encoding TNF receptor-associated factor 4 isoform X2, whose product MTPVGLLFKVNSEGLFTCPVNASPVDYAKIYPDPESEKAIMGSVVYCIHHKEGCQWSDELRKLKAHLNTCKHDAVLCAAQCGAMIPRVLMQDHLRYTCPRRRANCEHCHKEFSGSALEEHQGNCGHEPVYCENKCGAKVQRRHTQQHIQQHCSKRLVPCKHCGQSYTQDTVSAHGASCARAPVACPQRCGAPGVPRADLAAHLRDHAAAAAAAALPCSFRDAGCRFKGTRQALEKHTEESCQQHLALVSALASRQARQLDSLRAAVARLSVNCSGALVWRISDWAAKMAEAKCKDGVELVSPAFYTSQYGYKLQASLFLNGNGAGEATHMSVYIKILPGEYDALLRWPFAHTVSFTLFDQSSSPDRACNIVESFVPDPTWKNFQRPSKEPDALGFGFPRFVSHEMLKKRNFIKDDVMFLRVKVDPSKIVAV is encoded by the exons ATTTATCCTGATCCGGAATCGGAGAAGGCTATTATGGGATCGGTggtgtactgcattcatcacaAAGAAGGATGCCAGTGGTCCGACGAACTACGCAAATTGAAG GCGCACCTGAACACGTGCAAGCATGACGCGGTGCTCTGCGCAGCGCAGTGCGGCGCGATGATCCCGCGGGTGCTGATGCAGGATCATCTGCGCTACACCTGTCCGCGCCGTAGAGCTAACTGCGAGCATTGTCATAAGGAGTTCTCTGGAAGCGCTTTAGAG GAGCACCAAGGCAACTGTGGCCACGAGCCTGTCTACTGCGAGAACAAGTGCGGAGCTAAGGTTCAGCGCAGACATACCCAGCAGCACATTCAGCAGCACTGCAGTAAACGACTCGTGCCTTGCAAGCATTGCGGACAGAGTTATACTCAG GACACAGTATCAGCACACGGCGCATCATGTGCCCGCGCCCCCGTGGCGTGCCCGCAGCGCTGCGGCGCGCCCGGCGTGCCGCGCGCCGACCTCGCCGCGCACCTGCGCgaccacgccgccgccgccgcggctgCTGCACTGCCATGCTCTTTTAGAGACGCTGGATGTAGATTTAAG GGAACAAGACAAGCTCTGGAAAAGCATACAGAAGAAAGTTGCCAACAGCACCTTGCCCTAGTGTCAGCCTTAGCCAGTCGTCAAGCAAGACAGCTGGACTCCCTCCGCGCAGCAGTCGCGCGACTGTCGGTCAACTGCTCCGGAGCTCTCGTGTGGCGCATCAGCGACTGGGCCGCCAAGATGGCGGAGGCGAAGTGCAAAGATGGCGTCGAGCTTGTTTCCCCCGCTTTTTATACCAGCCAGTATGGATATAAGTTGCAG GCTTCATTATTCCTGAACGGCAACGGTGCAGGAGAAGCTACCCACATGTCGGTCTACATCAAGATCCTGCCCGGAGAATATGATGCCCTTCTCCGCTGGCCCTTCGCCCATACAGTCTCCTTCACCTTATTCGACCAGAGCTCAAGTCCTGATAGGGCCTGCAACATCGTAGAAAGCTTTGTCCCCGACCCCACATGGAAGAACTTCCAAAGACCCTCAAAGGAACCTGATGCGTTGGGCTTTGGGTTCCCAAGGTTCGTCTCCCATGAAATGCTGAAGAAGAGGAACTTTATCAAGGATGATGTTATGTTCTTAAGGGTCAAAGTAGACCCTAGTAAGATTGTAGCTGTTTAG
- the LOC110369716 gene encoding TNF receptor-associated factor 4 isoform X6 has product MCSIFESTIYPDPESEKAIMGSVVYCIHHKEGCQWSDELRKLKAHLNTCKHDAVLCAAQCGAMIPRVLMQDHLRYTCPRRRANCEHCHKEFSGSALEEHQGNCGHEPVYCENKCGAKVQRRHTQQHIQQHCSKRLVPCKHCGQSYTQDTVSAHGASCARAPVACPQRCGAPGVPRADLAAHLRDHAAAAAAAALPCSFRDAGCRFKGTRQALEKHTEESCQQHLALVSALASRQARQLDSLRAAVARLSVNCSGALVWRISDWAAKMAEAKCKDGVELVSPAFYTSQYGYKLQASLFLNGNGAGEATHMSVYIKILPGEYDALLRWPFAHTVSFTLFDQSSSPDRACNIVESFVPDPTWKNFQRPSKEPDALGFGFPRFVSHEMLKKRNFIKDDVMFLRVKVDPSKIVAV; this is encoded by the exons ATGTGTTCCATATTCGAGAGTACG ATTTATCCTGATCCGGAATCGGAGAAGGCTATTATGGGATCGGTggtgtactgcattcatcacaAAGAAGGATGCCAGTGGTCCGACGAACTACGCAAATTGAAG GCGCACCTGAACACGTGCAAGCATGACGCGGTGCTCTGCGCAGCGCAGTGCGGCGCGATGATCCCGCGGGTGCTGATGCAGGATCATCTGCGCTACACCTGTCCGCGCCGTAGAGCTAACTGCGAGCATTGTCATAAGGAGTTCTCTGGAAGCGCTTTAGAG GAGCACCAAGGCAACTGTGGCCACGAGCCTGTCTACTGCGAGAACAAGTGCGGAGCTAAGGTTCAGCGCAGACATACCCAGCAGCACATTCAGCAGCACTGCAGTAAACGACTCGTGCCTTGCAAGCATTGCGGACAGAGTTATACTCAG GACACAGTATCAGCACACGGCGCATCATGTGCCCGCGCCCCCGTGGCGTGCCCGCAGCGCTGCGGCGCGCCCGGCGTGCCGCGCGCCGACCTCGCCGCGCACCTGCGCgaccacgccgccgccgccgcggctgCTGCACTGCCATGCTCTTTTAGAGACGCTGGATGTAGATTTAAG GGAACAAGACAAGCTCTGGAAAAGCATACAGAAGAAAGTTGCCAACAGCACCTTGCCCTAGTGTCAGCCTTAGCCAGTCGTCAAGCAAGACAGCTGGACTCCCTCCGCGCAGCAGTCGCGCGACTGTCGGTCAACTGCTCCGGAGCTCTCGTGTGGCGCATCAGCGACTGGGCCGCCAAGATGGCGGAGGCGAAGTGCAAAGATGGCGTCGAGCTTGTTTCCCCCGCTTTTTATACCAGCCAGTATGGATATAAGTTGCAG GCTTCATTATTCCTGAACGGCAACGGTGCAGGAGAAGCTACCCACATGTCGGTCTACATCAAGATCCTGCCCGGAGAATATGATGCCCTTCTCCGCTGGCCCTTCGCCCATACAGTCTCCTTCACCTTATTCGACCAGAGCTCAAGTCCTGATAGGGCCTGCAACATCGTAGAAAGCTTTGTCCCCGACCCCACATGGAAGAACTTCCAAAGACCCTCAAAGGAACCTGATGCGTTGGGCTTTGGGTTCCCAAGGTTCGTCTCCCATGAAATGCTGAAGAAGAGGAACTTTATCAAGGATGATGTTATGTTCTTAAGGGTCAAAGTAGACCCTAGTAAGATTGTAGCTGTTTAG
- the LOC110369716 gene encoding TNF receptor-associated factor 4 isoform X5 translates to MLKYIISKIKKIYPDPESEKAIMGSVVYCIHHKEGCQWSDELRKLKAHLNTCKHDAVLCAAQCGAMIPRVLMQDHLRYTCPRRRANCEHCHKEFSGSALEEHQGNCGHEPVYCENKCGAKVQRRHTQQHIQQHCSKRLVPCKHCGQSYTQDTVSAHGASCARAPVACPQRCGAPGVPRADLAAHLRDHAAAAAAAALPCSFRDAGCRFKGTRQALEKHTEESCQQHLALVSALASRQARQLDSLRAAVARLSVNCSGALVWRISDWAAKMAEAKCKDGVELVSPAFYTSQYGYKLQASLFLNGNGAGEATHMSVYIKILPGEYDALLRWPFAHTVSFTLFDQSSSPDRACNIVESFVPDPTWKNFQRPSKEPDALGFGFPRFVSHEMLKKRNFIKDDVMFLRVKVDPSKIVAV, encoded by the exons ATgcttaaatacattatttcaaagataaaaaaG ATTTATCCTGATCCGGAATCGGAGAAGGCTATTATGGGATCGGTggtgtactgcattcatcacaAAGAAGGATGCCAGTGGTCCGACGAACTACGCAAATTGAAG GCGCACCTGAACACGTGCAAGCATGACGCGGTGCTCTGCGCAGCGCAGTGCGGCGCGATGATCCCGCGGGTGCTGATGCAGGATCATCTGCGCTACACCTGTCCGCGCCGTAGAGCTAACTGCGAGCATTGTCATAAGGAGTTCTCTGGAAGCGCTTTAGAG GAGCACCAAGGCAACTGTGGCCACGAGCCTGTCTACTGCGAGAACAAGTGCGGAGCTAAGGTTCAGCGCAGACATACCCAGCAGCACATTCAGCAGCACTGCAGTAAACGACTCGTGCCTTGCAAGCATTGCGGACAGAGTTATACTCAG GACACAGTATCAGCACACGGCGCATCATGTGCCCGCGCCCCCGTGGCGTGCCCGCAGCGCTGCGGCGCGCCCGGCGTGCCGCGCGCCGACCTCGCCGCGCACCTGCGCgaccacgccgccgccgccgcggctgCTGCACTGCCATGCTCTTTTAGAGACGCTGGATGTAGATTTAAG GGAACAAGACAAGCTCTGGAAAAGCATACAGAAGAAAGTTGCCAACAGCACCTTGCCCTAGTGTCAGCCTTAGCCAGTCGTCAAGCAAGACAGCTGGACTCCCTCCGCGCAGCAGTCGCGCGACTGTCGGTCAACTGCTCCGGAGCTCTCGTGTGGCGCATCAGCGACTGGGCCGCCAAGATGGCGGAGGCGAAGTGCAAAGATGGCGTCGAGCTTGTTTCCCCCGCTTTTTATACCAGCCAGTATGGATATAAGTTGCAG GCTTCATTATTCCTGAACGGCAACGGTGCAGGAGAAGCTACCCACATGTCGGTCTACATCAAGATCCTGCCCGGAGAATATGATGCCCTTCTCCGCTGGCCCTTCGCCCATACAGTCTCCTTCACCTTATTCGACCAGAGCTCAAGTCCTGATAGGGCCTGCAACATCGTAGAAAGCTTTGTCCCCGACCCCACATGGAAGAACTTCCAAAGACCCTCAAAGGAACCTGATGCGTTGGGCTTTGGGTTCCCAAGGTTCGTCTCCCATGAAATGCTGAAGAAGAGGAACTTTATCAAGGATGATGTTATGTTCTTAAGGGTCAAAGTAGACCCTAGTAAGATTGTAGCTGTTTAG
- the LOC110369716 gene encoding TNF receptor-associated factor 4 isoform X4: MSYVEFLYDLLEIYPDPESEKAIMGSVVYCIHHKEGCQWSDELRKLKAHLNTCKHDAVLCAAQCGAMIPRVLMQDHLRYTCPRRRANCEHCHKEFSGSALEEHQGNCGHEPVYCENKCGAKVQRRHTQQHIQQHCSKRLVPCKHCGQSYTQDTVSAHGASCARAPVACPQRCGAPGVPRADLAAHLRDHAAAAAAAALPCSFRDAGCRFKGTRQALEKHTEESCQQHLALVSALASRQARQLDSLRAAVARLSVNCSGALVWRISDWAAKMAEAKCKDGVELVSPAFYTSQYGYKLQASLFLNGNGAGEATHMSVYIKILPGEYDALLRWPFAHTVSFTLFDQSSSPDRACNIVESFVPDPTWKNFQRPSKEPDALGFGFPRFVSHEMLKKRNFIKDDVMFLRVKVDPSKIVAV, translated from the exons ATGAGTTATGTGGAGTTTCTCTACGATTTGTTAGag ATTTATCCTGATCCGGAATCGGAGAAGGCTATTATGGGATCGGTggtgtactgcattcatcacaAAGAAGGATGCCAGTGGTCCGACGAACTACGCAAATTGAAG GCGCACCTGAACACGTGCAAGCATGACGCGGTGCTCTGCGCAGCGCAGTGCGGCGCGATGATCCCGCGGGTGCTGATGCAGGATCATCTGCGCTACACCTGTCCGCGCCGTAGAGCTAACTGCGAGCATTGTCATAAGGAGTTCTCTGGAAGCGCTTTAGAG GAGCACCAAGGCAACTGTGGCCACGAGCCTGTCTACTGCGAGAACAAGTGCGGAGCTAAGGTTCAGCGCAGACATACCCAGCAGCACATTCAGCAGCACTGCAGTAAACGACTCGTGCCTTGCAAGCATTGCGGACAGAGTTATACTCAG GACACAGTATCAGCACACGGCGCATCATGTGCCCGCGCCCCCGTGGCGTGCCCGCAGCGCTGCGGCGCGCCCGGCGTGCCGCGCGCCGACCTCGCCGCGCACCTGCGCgaccacgccgccgccgccgcggctgCTGCACTGCCATGCTCTTTTAGAGACGCTGGATGTAGATTTAAG GGAACAAGACAAGCTCTGGAAAAGCATACAGAAGAAAGTTGCCAACAGCACCTTGCCCTAGTGTCAGCCTTAGCCAGTCGTCAAGCAAGACAGCTGGACTCCCTCCGCGCAGCAGTCGCGCGACTGTCGGTCAACTGCTCCGGAGCTCTCGTGTGGCGCATCAGCGACTGGGCCGCCAAGATGGCGGAGGCGAAGTGCAAAGATGGCGTCGAGCTTGTTTCCCCCGCTTTTTATACCAGCCAGTATGGATATAAGTTGCAG GCTTCATTATTCCTGAACGGCAACGGTGCAGGAGAAGCTACCCACATGTCGGTCTACATCAAGATCCTGCCCGGAGAATATGATGCCCTTCTCCGCTGGCCCTTCGCCCATACAGTCTCCTTCACCTTATTCGACCAGAGCTCAAGTCCTGATAGGGCCTGCAACATCGTAGAAAGCTTTGTCCCCGACCCCACATGGAAGAACTTCCAAAGACCCTCAAAGGAACCTGATGCGTTGGGCTTTGGGTTCCCAAGGTTCGTCTCCCATGAAATGCTGAAGAAGAGGAACTTTATCAAGGATGATGTTATGTTCTTAAGGGTCAAAGTAGACCCTAGTAAGATTGTAGCTGTTTAG
- the Psf2 gene encoding probable DNA replication complex GINS protein PSF2, with protein MDPYEVEFIGENRIISVIPNFSYDKVYLICGEFGPFRAGLPLNVPLWLAMMLKQKQKCRIVPPEWMELDTLENIKEEEKRSRFFTKMPNEHYMVEAKLILGAASEDVPNAAEIRTIIKDIWDIRMSKLRTSMDALMKSGGGYGRLDHLTMMEINSAKPLLPAAMDYLLQIQMKAQKKVQQPSALNTSTFSQSGSSQNT; from the exons ATGGATCCTTACGAAGTAGAGTTTATCGGCGAGAACAGAATCATCAGTGTTATACCGAACTTTTCTTACGACAAAGTGTATTTGATTTGCGGTGAATTTGGTCCGTTTCGTGCTGGTTTGCCACTAAATGTGCCACTATGGCTTGCTATGATgctaaaacagaaacaaaagtgCCGTATCGTGCCCCCAGAGTGGATGGAATTGGATACTTTGGAGAATATCAAAGAAGAGGAGAAAAGATCTAG gTTCTTCACAAAAATGCCAAACGAACATTACATGGTTGAAGCCAAACTCATCCTCGGCGCTGCTTCCGAAGACGTTCCCAACGCTGCAGAAATTAGGACTATAATCAAAGACATTTGGGATATCCGCATGTCTAAGTTACGGACCTCCATGGACGCTCTCATGAAATCTGGAGGCGGTTACGGTAGACTGGACCATTTGACCATGATGGAGATTAACTCGGCCAAACCTTTGTTGCCTGCCGCTATGGATTATTTGTTGCAGATACAAATG aAAGCCCAAAAGAAAGTCCAACAGCCATCAGCCCTCAATACCTCAACATTCAGTCAGTCCGGCAGTTCACAGAATACCTAG
- the LOC110369716 gene encoding TNF receptor-associated factor 4 isoform X3, producing the protein MATLPIFVSLSSEGLFTCPVNASPVDYAKIYPDPESEKAIMGSVVYCIHHKEGCQWSDELRKLKAHLNTCKHDAVLCAAQCGAMIPRVLMQDHLRYTCPRRRANCEHCHKEFSGSALEEHQGNCGHEPVYCENKCGAKVQRRHTQQHIQQHCSKRLVPCKHCGQSYTQDTVSAHGASCARAPVACPQRCGAPGVPRADLAAHLRDHAAAAAAAALPCSFRDAGCRFKGTRQALEKHTEESCQQHLALVSALASRQARQLDSLRAAVARLSVNCSGALVWRISDWAAKMAEAKCKDGVELVSPAFYTSQYGYKLQASLFLNGNGAGEATHMSVYIKILPGEYDALLRWPFAHTVSFTLFDQSSSPDRACNIVESFVPDPTWKNFQRPSKEPDALGFGFPRFVSHEMLKKRNFIKDDVMFLRVKVDPSKIVAV; encoded by the exons ATTTATCCTGATCCGGAATCGGAGAAGGCTATTATGGGATCGGTggtgtactgcattcatcacaAAGAAGGATGCCAGTGGTCCGACGAACTACGCAAATTGAAG GCGCACCTGAACACGTGCAAGCATGACGCGGTGCTCTGCGCAGCGCAGTGCGGCGCGATGATCCCGCGGGTGCTGATGCAGGATCATCTGCGCTACACCTGTCCGCGCCGTAGAGCTAACTGCGAGCATTGTCATAAGGAGTTCTCTGGAAGCGCTTTAGAG GAGCACCAAGGCAACTGTGGCCACGAGCCTGTCTACTGCGAGAACAAGTGCGGAGCTAAGGTTCAGCGCAGACATACCCAGCAGCACATTCAGCAGCACTGCAGTAAACGACTCGTGCCTTGCAAGCATTGCGGACAGAGTTATACTCAG GACACAGTATCAGCACACGGCGCATCATGTGCCCGCGCCCCCGTGGCGTGCCCGCAGCGCTGCGGCGCGCCCGGCGTGCCGCGCGCCGACCTCGCCGCGCACCTGCGCgaccacgccgccgccgccgcggctgCTGCACTGCCATGCTCTTTTAGAGACGCTGGATGTAGATTTAAG GGAACAAGACAAGCTCTGGAAAAGCATACAGAAGAAAGTTGCCAACAGCACCTTGCCCTAGTGTCAGCCTTAGCCAGTCGTCAAGCAAGACAGCTGGACTCCCTCCGCGCAGCAGTCGCGCGACTGTCGGTCAACTGCTCCGGAGCTCTCGTGTGGCGCATCAGCGACTGGGCCGCCAAGATGGCGGAGGCGAAGTGCAAAGATGGCGTCGAGCTTGTTTCCCCCGCTTTTTATACCAGCCAGTATGGATATAAGTTGCAG GCTTCATTATTCCTGAACGGCAACGGTGCAGGAGAAGCTACCCACATGTCGGTCTACATCAAGATCCTGCCCGGAGAATATGATGCCCTTCTCCGCTGGCCCTTCGCCCATACAGTCTCCTTCACCTTATTCGACCAGAGCTCAAGTCCTGATAGGGCCTGCAACATCGTAGAAAGCTTTGTCCCCGACCCCACATGGAAGAACTTCCAAAGACCCTCAAAGGAACCTGATGCGTTGGGCTTTGGGTTCCCAAGGTTCGTCTCCCATGAAATGCTGAAGAAGAGGAACTTTATCAAGGATGATGTTATGTTCTTAAGGGTCAAAGTAGACCCTAGTAAGATTGTAGCTGTTTAG